The Cystobacter fuscus DSM 2262 genome includes a region encoding these proteins:
- the glmU gene encoding bifunctional UDP-N-acetylglucosamine diphosphorylase/glucosamine-1-phosphate N-acetyltransferase GlmU, with amino-acid sequence MTTPLAAVVLCAGKGTRMRSEKAKVLHPILGKPLCFYPLMRALELGASPVVPVVGHQAGEVERSVRDLFAAAPLRFALQKEQRGTADAVRSAEEALKDFKGRVLILYGDVPLVRRETLAALATAHEQGGGVLSLVSTRLEDPTGYGRVIREGGLVKRIVEHKDCSPEERLVRECNAGIYLVDSSFLWAALANIKSTNAQGEFYLTDLVEMAASQGPVPAIEADFNETAGVNDRVELAARAKDLQLRINAWHMRNGVSLADPATTYIEEGVTIGPDTEIAPGVSLSGATVVGRQVTIGQGCVLHASSVADGTTLKPYTVLEEARVGERCILGPFSRLRPGTDLAEEVHLGNFVETKKARLGRGTKANHLAYLGDAKIGSGVNIGAGTITCNYDGVNKHVTELGDGVFIGSDSQLVAPVKVGDGAYVGAGTTVTKDVPSGSLAVSRSPQVNKEGWVERNKARLKKSAESGPAKSDKVSAG; translated from the coding sequence ATGACAACTCCTTTGGCGGCGGTAGTGCTGTGCGCGGGCAAGGGCACGCGGATGCGCTCGGAGAAGGCCAAGGTCCTTCACCCCATTCTCGGCAAGCCCCTGTGTTTCTATCCCCTGATGCGTGCGCTGGAGCTGGGCGCCTCGCCCGTGGTGCCGGTGGTGGGCCACCAGGCGGGCGAGGTGGAACGCTCCGTGCGCGACCTCTTCGCCGCCGCGCCCCTGCGCTTCGCGCTCCAAAAGGAGCAGCGGGGCACGGCCGACGCGGTGCGCTCGGCCGAGGAGGCGCTCAAGGACTTCAAGGGCCGCGTGCTCATCCTCTACGGGGACGTGCCGCTCGTGCGCCGCGAGACGCTCGCCGCGCTCGCCACCGCGCATGAGCAGGGCGGGGGCGTGCTCTCGCTCGTGTCCACCCGCCTGGAGGACCCGACCGGCTACGGGCGCGTCATCCGCGAGGGCGGCCTGGTCAAGCGCATCGTCGAGCACAAGGACTGCTCCCCCGAGGAGCGCCTGGTGCGCGAGTGCAACGCCGGCATCTACCTCGTCGACTCGTCCTTCCTCTGGGCGGCGCTCGCCAACATCAAGAGCACCAACGCCCAGGGCGAGTTCTACCTCACGGACCTGGTGGAGATGGCCGCCTCGCAGGGGCCGGTGCCCGCCATCGAGGCGGACTTCAACGAGACGGCCGGGGTGAATGATCGCGTGGAGCTGGCCGCGCGCGCCAAGGACTTGCAACTGCGCATCAACGCCTGGCACATGCGCAACGGCGTCTCCCTGGCCGATCCCGCCACCACCTACATCGAGGAGGGCGTGACGATCGGCCCGGACACGGAAATCGCTCCGGGAGTCAGCCTGTCGGGCGCCACCGTGGTGGGCCGCCAGGTCACCATCGGCCAGGGCTGCGTACTTCATGCCTCCTCGGTCGCTGACGGAACGACCTTGAAGCCCTACACCGTGCTGGAGGAGGCCCGCGTCGGCGAGCGGTGTATCCTGGGGCCCTTCTCGCGGCTGCGGCCCGGGACGGACCTCGCCGAGGAAGTGCATCTGGGGAATTTCGTGGAGACGAAGAAAGCCCGCCTCGGCCGGGGCACCAAGGCCAACCATCTGGCCTACCTGGGCGACGCGAAGATCGGCTCCGGGGTGAACATCGGCGCCGGCACCATCACCTGCAACTATGACGGAGTGAACAAACACGTCACCGAACTCGGGGACGGAGTGTTCATTGGCTCCGACTCCCAGCTCGTCGCTCCGGTCAAGGTCGGCGACGGTGCCTATGTCGGTGCGGGCACCACGGTGACGAAAGATGTGCCCTCCGGGAGCCTCGCTGTGTCCCGGTCGCCGCAGGTGAACAAGGAAGGGTGGGTCGAGCGCAACAAGGCTCGGCTCAAGAAGTCCGCGGAATCAGGCCCGGCCAAGTCGGACAAGGTGTCGGCGGGGTAG
- the ggt gene encoding gamma-glutamyltransferase, protein MRTHRKSWALALGVFLAAGPVGATRQYRGGAVATAHPVASEAALKMLNKGGNAVDAAVAAAFTLAVVVPYYSGLGGGGFALVHDAKTGETRAVDFREVAPQAATRDMYVKDGKVVPGLSTDGVLSVAVPGAVAGYLELLEKHGKLSRSVVLQPAIDAARAGFWVSPKYHAIAKTRRACLEQDPEAARIFLVKNAEGALEVPPIGHPLRQPDLARTLTTLSKSGPAPFYTGALGQAVVDTVKAGGGLLTREDLKAYKTRTHAPMEGSYRGYRLLTMPPPSAGGVAVVQVLGVLEKLRPQGLAFRDPEEIHLYAETLRRAYVDRTKYLGDPAMVQIPLERLTSSGYLADLAGGIDPKKATPSVSLLPPGEGEGGSTLKQPDAGWYDPATSSEKKNTTHVSVIDKDGNAVALTTTVNYGFGSCVVAKGTGILLNDQMDDFSARPGVPNAYGLVGYEANAIAPGKVPLSSMSPTLVFSKEDPKKVMLAVGSPGGSTIPTTVIQVISNIVDQGMDVTRAVGEGRLHHQYLPDELWVDQWGLEAATLKALEAKGHKLRRLPAWGDAEAVYSDPRTNLRSAASDPRNEGVALGQD, encoded by the coding sequence ATGAGGACTCACCGGAAGAGCTGGGCGCTGGCACTGGGAGTATTCCTCGCGGCGGGCCCGGTGGGGGCGACGCGGCAGTACCGGGGCGGCGCGGTGGCGACGGCCCACCCGGTGGCGAGCGAGGCCGCGCTGAAGATGCTGAACAAGGGCGGCAACGCGGTGGACGCGGCGGTGGCGGCGGCCTTCACCCTGGCGGTGGTGGTGCCCTATTACTCGGGGCTGGGCGGGGGCGGCTTCGCGCTGGTGCATGACGCGAAGACGGGCGAGACGCGGGCGGTGGACTTCCGCGAGGTGGCGCCCCAGGCCGCCACCCGGGACATGTACGTCAAGGACGGCAAGGTGGTGCCGGGGCTGTCCACGGACGGCGTGCTGAGCGTGGCCGTGCCCGGGGCGGTGGCGGGCTATCTCGAGCTGCTCGAGAAGCACGGCAAGCTGTCGCGCTCGGTGGTGTTGCAGCCGGCCATCGACGCGGCGCGCGCGGGCTTCTGGGTGTCGCCCAAGTACCATGCCATCGCGAAGACGCGGCGCGCCTGCCTGGAGCAGGATCCGGAGGCCGCGCGCATCTTCCTCGTGAAGAACGCCGAGGGCGCGCTGGAGGTGCCCCCCATCGGGCACCCGCTGCGCCAGCCGGACCTGGCCCGCACGCTCACCACGCTCTCCAAGAGTGGCCCGGCGCCCTTCTACACGGGCGCGCTCGGCCAGGCGGTGGTGGACACGGTGAAGGCCGGAGGCGGCCTGCTCACCCGCGAGGACCTGAAGGCCTACAAGACGCGCACCCACGCGCCCATGGAGGGCAGCTACCGCGGCTACCGGCTGCTCACCATGCCGCCGCCGAGCGCGGGGGGAGTCGCGGTGGTGCAGGTGCTCGGCGTGCTGGAGAAGCTGCGGCCCCAGGGGCTCGCCTTCCGCGACCCGGAGGAGATCCACCTGTACGCCGAGACGCTGCGGCGCGCGTACGTGGACCGCACGAAGTACCTGGGAGATCCCGCCATGGTGCAGATCCCCCTGGAGCGCCTCACCTCGTCCGGCTACCTCGCGGACCTGGCCGGCGGCATCGATCCGAAGAAGGCCACGCCCAGCGTCTCGCTGCTGCCTCCCGGCGAGGGCGAGGGCGGCTCCACGCTCAAGCAGCCGGATGCCGGCTGGTATGATCCCGCCACGTCCTCGGAGAAGAAGAACACCACGCACGTGTCCGTCATCGACAAGGACGGCAACGCCGTGGCGCTCACCACCACGGTGAACTACGGCTTCGGCTCGTGCGTGGTGGCCAAGGGCACGGGCATCCTGCTCAATGATCAGATGGACGACTTCTCCGCGCGGCCCGGGGTGCCCAACGCCTATGGGCTCGTGGGCTACGAGGCCAACGCCATCGCCCCGGGCAAGGTGCCCCTGTCCTCCATGTCCCCCACGCTCGTCTTCTCCAAGGAGGATCCGAAGAAGGTGATGCTCGCGGTGGGCAGCCCCGGCGGCTCCACCATCCCCACCACCGTCATCCAGGTCATCTCCAACATCGTGGACCAGGGCATGGACGTGACGCGCGCGGTGGGCGAGGGACGCCTGCACCACCAGTACCTGCCGGATGAGCTGTGGGTGGACCAGTGGGGGCTGGAGGCGGCCACGCTCAAGGCGCTGGAGGCCAAGGGCCACAAGCTGCGCCGGCTGCCGGCCTGGGGCGACGCGGAGGCCGTCTACAGCGATCCCCGGACGAACCTGCGCAGCGCGGCGAGCGACCCGCGCAATGAAGGCGTCGCCCTGGGCCAGGACTGA
- a CDS encoding TatD family hydrolase has protein sequence MPELPELFDAHLHPESLSDQDLESMRYFGVARAIVVAHHLPEPTPKALRKHFDELVLKQLPRLERLGIRAWAVLGVHPRCIPRRGLSEVLSHLPDYFRGGRVVALGETGLHSGGIEEEEAFIEQLALARQLKLKVVVHTPVLDKERHTRRILTLVRDSGVLPSRVLVDHANGRTVRNILGCGHWAGLTLHPEALRAERAVALVRRLGSERLVLNSDAGDGAGDILGLARLANLLTKAKLSERVVKRVAHENAARFYQPR, from the coding sequence GTGCCCGAGCTGCCCGAACTCTTCGACGCACACCTCCACCCCGAGTCCCTGAGCGATCAGGACCTCGAGTCCATGCGCTATTTCGGGGTGGCGCGGGCAATCGTCGTGGCCCACCACCTGCCCGAGCCCACGCCCAAGGCGCTGCGCAAGCACTTCGACGAGCTGGTGCTCAAGCAACTGCCGCGCCTGGAGCGGCTGGGCATCCGCGCCTGGGCGGTGCTGGGCGTGCACCCGCGCTGCATCCCCCGCCGCGGCCTGTCCGAGGTGCTCTCCCACCTGCCCGACTACTTCCGGGGCGGCCGCGTCGTGGCCCTGGGCGAGACGGGCCTGCACTCGGGGGGCATCGAGGAGGAGGAGGCCTTCATCGAGCAGCTCGCGCTCGCGCGCCAGCTCAAGCTCAAGGTGGTGGTGCACACGCCCGTGCTCGACAAGGAGCGCCACACCCGGCGCATCCTCACCCTCGTGCGCGACTCCGGCGTGCTGCCCTCGCGCGTGCTCGTGGATCACGCCAACGGCCGCACCGTGCGCAACATCCTCGGGTGTGGGCATTGGGCGGGGCTCACCTTACATCCGGAGGCGCTCCGGGCCGAGCGTGCCGTGGCGCTGGTGCGCCGGTTGGGCAGCGAGCGGCTGGTGCTCAACTCCGATGCCGGCGATGGCGCCGGGGACATCCTCGGACTGGCTCGCCTGGCCAACCTGCTGACCAAGGCGAAGCTGTCCGAGAGGGTGGTGAAGCGCGTGGCCCATGAAAACGCCGCGCGCTTCTACCAGCCCCGCTGA
- a CDS encoding amidohydrolase family protein — MDPSEDPSEQLPACLGAAGWLAPGETRVPPLPALEDEEGPRLPEGLPPVVDAHVHLFPDRVFEAIWRWFDQYGWPIRYKLHTPQVLSFLLSRGVHRVVALHYAHKPGMARFLNTYMAEVVRAEPRVLGLATVLPGEAGAADILAEAFAAGLKGVKLHCHVQCFAPDSPALHEVYAACARAQKPLVMHAGREPSSPHYACDVHALCSAERVERVLKDHPDLRLCIPHLGADEFDAYTRLLERHDNLWLDTTMALAGYFPTTPPRRLLEVRPERILYGTDFPNLPYAWDRELQRLLELELDDEVEAGILGQNALHLFEGC; from the coding sequence ATGGACCCCTCCGAGGACCCCTCCGAACAGCTTCCCGCCTGCCTGGGAGCCGCGGGATGGCTGGCGCCCGGCGAGACCCGGGTGCCACCACTGCCCGCCCTGGAGGACGAGGAGGGGCCCCGGCTGCCCGAGGGGCTGCCACCCGTGGTGGATGCCCACGTCCACCTCTTCCCGGATCGGGTGTTCGAGGCCATCTGGCGCTGGTTCGACCAGTACGGCTGGCCCATCCGCTACAAGCTGCACACCCCCCAGGTGCTCTCCTTCCTGCTGTCGCGGGGCGTGCACCGGGTGGTGGCGCTGCACTACGCCCACAAGCCGGGCATGGCGCGCTTCCTCAACACCTACATGGCCGAGGTGGTCCGCGCCGAGCCACGCGTGCTGGGGCTGGCCACCGTGCTCCCCGGGGAGGCGGGCGCGGCGGACATCCTCGCCGAGGCCTTCGCCGCCGGGCTCAAGGGGGTGAAGTTGCACTGCCACGTGCAGTGCTTCGCCCCGGACTCGCCCGCCCTGCACGAGGTGTACGCGGCGTGCGCCCGGGCCCAAAAGCCCCTGGTGATGCACGCGGGCCGCGAGCCCTCCAGTCCCCACTACGCCTGCGATGTCCACGCCCTGTGCTCGGCCGAGCGCGTGGAGCGGGTGCTGAAGGACCATCCGGACCTGCGCCTGTGCATCCCCCACCTGGGCGCGGACGAGTTCGACGCCTACACGCGGCTGCTCGAGCGCCACGACAATCTCTGGCTGGACACCACCATGGCGCTCGCGGGCTACTTCCCCACCACCCCGCCACGCCGCCTGCTGGAGGTGCGTCCCGAGCGCATCCTCTACGGGACGGACTTCCCCAATCTGCCCTATGCGTGGGATCGCGAACTCCAGCGGTTGCTGGAGCTCGAACTCGACGACGAGGTAGAAGCGGGCATCCTCGGCCAGAACGCCTTGCACCTCTTCGAAGGGTGTTGA
- a CDS encoding response regulator, whose translation MSYILVVDDDASHRTLICDALEEMGYRTGQAANGREALDVFEGELPQAVLLDLRMPVMSGWGLLDALKKMPRARGLPIIIISGYGFEWEAELVGAAGYISKPVDLDKVRMTVQRIIGPPEVAMMH comes from the coding sequence ATGTCCTACATCTTGGTCGTCGATGACGACGCGAGCCACCGCACGCTCATCTGCGATGCCCTTGAGGAAATGGGCTACCGCACGGGTCAGGCCGCCAATGGGCGGGAAGCCCTGGATGTCTTCGAGGGCGAACTGCCCCAGGCCGTGCTCCTGGACCTGCGCATGCCCGTCATGAGCGGCTGGGGGCTCCTGGACGCTCTCAAGAAGATGCCGCGGGCGCGCGGCCTGCCCATCATCATCATCTCCGGCTACGGCTTCGAGTGGGAGGCCGAGCTCGTGGGCGCCGCGGGCTACATCTCCAAGCCGGTGGACCTCGACAAGGTGCGCATGACCGTGCAGCGCATCATCGGACCGCCCGAAGTGGCGATGATGCACTGA
- the purU gene encoding formyltetrahydrofolate deformylase produces the protein MPSLVRPSAERARLLISCADRPGVVATVTRLLFEHGANVVDSDQHTEPDDLRFFMRLEFDLPGLAERLGALEEAFAPVAERFGMQWRLIPAARVKRMALFVSKQDHCLQELLWLWKKGELMADIPLVVSNHPDAREVVAPFGIPLHHVPVTADTKAQAEAATLELMRAHQVDLVVLARYMQILSGDFIASFGGPIINIHHSFLPAFVGANPYAQAHSRGVKLIGATAHYVTAELDAGPIIEQDVHRVGHRDAVADLVRIGRRVERTVLARAVSWHLEDRVLPHGNKTVVFS, from the coding sequence ATGCCTTCCCTCGTGCGTCCGAGCGCGGAGCGCGCCCGGCTCCTGATTTCCTGCGCGGATCGTCCCGGTGTGGTCGCGACCGTGACGCGGTTGCTGTTCGAGCACGGCGCCAACGTGGTCGACTCGGATCAGCACACCGAGCCGGATGATCTGCGCTTCTTCATGCGGCTGGAGTTCGATCTGCCCGGGCTGGCGGAGCGGCTGGGGGCGCTGGAGGAGGCCTTCGCGCCCGTGGCCGAGCGCTTCGGCATGCAGTGGCGGCTCATCCCCGCCGCGCGCGTCAAGCGCATGGCGCTCTTCGTCTCCAAGCAGGACCACTGCCTGCAGGAACTGTTGTGGCTGTGGAAGAAGGGGGAGCTGATGGCCGACATCCCGCTGGTGGTGAGCAATCACCCGGACGCGCGCGAGGTGGTGGCCCCCTTCGGCATCCCCCTGCACCACGTGCCCGTGACGGCGGATACCAAGGCACAGGCGGAGGCGGCCACGCTGGAGCTCATGCGCGCGCACCAGGTGGACCTGGTCGTGCTCGCCCGCTACATGCAGATCCTCAGCGGGGACTTCATCGCGAGCTTCGGGGGTCCCATCATCAACATCCACCACAGCTTCCTGCCGGCCTTCGTGGGCGCCAACCCCTATGCCCAGGCGCACTCGCGGGGCGTGAAGCTCATCGGCGCCACGGCCCACTACGTGACGGCGGAACTCGACGCCGGGCCCATCATCGAGCAGGACGTGCACCGGGTGGGGCATCGGGACGCGGTGGCGGACCTGGTGCGCATCGGCCGCCGGGTGGAACGCACCGTGCTGGCCCGCGCTGTCTCGTGGCACCTGGAGGACCGGGTGTTGCCGCACGGCAACAAGACCGTCGTCTTCTCCTGA
- the bfr gene encoding bacterioferritin, translated as MKGHPQVIDLLNDVLTTELTAINEYFLHARIAQNWGYERIGKKIYEESIGEMKHADRLVKRILFLEGLPNLQRLAKVNVGESILEMLRLDLALEQGSQKRLNEGIELCRSLADNGSREVLERILEDTEEHIDWIEAQLELIKQVGETNYLAQQIKKES; from the coding sequence ATGAAAGGCCATCCCCAGGTCATCGACCTGCTCAACGACGTCCTGACGACCGAGCTGACGGCGATCAACGAGTACTTCCTGCACGCGCGCATCGCCCAGAACTGGGGGTATGAGCGGATCGGCAAGAAGATCTACGAAGAGTCGATCGGCGAGATGAAGCACGCGGACAGGCTCGTCAAGCGCATCCTCTTCCTGGAGGGCCTGCCGAACCTGCAGCGCCTGGCCAAGGTGAACGTGGGTGAGAGCATTCTGGAGATGCTCCGCCTGGACCTGGCCCTGGAGCAGGGCTCCCAGAAGCGTCTCAACGAGGGCATCGAGCTGTGCCGCTCGCTGGCGGACAACGGCAGCCGGGAAGTGCTCGAGCGCATCCTCGAGGACACCGAGGAGCACATCGACTGGATCGAGGCCCAGCTCGAGCTCATCAAGCAGGTGGGTGAGACGAACTACCTGGCCCAGCAGATCAAGAAGGAAAGCTGA
- a CDS encoding (2Fe-2S)-binding protein yields MIVCLCRAVSDRTIRARISEGAHTVEELGSACGAGTGCGGCHDQLTQLIGEARQSNTVRPACRESCAAATLRVASVAL; encoded by the coding sequence ATGATCGTTTGCCTGTGCCGTGCTGTTTCGGATCGGACCATTCGTGCCCGCATCTCCGAGGGAGCCCACACAGTCGAGGAGCTGGGATCGGCCTGTGGGGCGGGGACAGGGTGCGGTGGTTGTCACGATCAGCTCACCCAGCTCATCGGCGAGGCCCGTCAGTCCAACACCGTGCGGCCTGCGTGCCGCGAGAGTTGTGCCGCGGCGACCCTGCGGGTAGCTTCCGTGGCCCTATGA
- a CDS encoding ABC transporter ATP-binding protein yields MAPPSPDLAVDARGLVKRFGGFTALQGMDLNIPRGAFYAFLGPNGAGKSTTIALLTGVYAPDAGHIRLLGVDAVARPLEIKRHIGVVPEELSLFERLSGRQYLTFCGRMYGLAGDEAAARAAELLELTELTYKAGALVAEYSKGMRRRLAIAAALIHAPELVLLDEPFEGIDVLAAGVIRELLRELSRRGVTLLLTTHVLEIAERLATHAGVIRGGKMVDEGTVEQLKERHGAPSLEAVFEKLISVPAARNARLSFYGEAPEASEAPGVALRRGSA; encoded by the coding sequence ATGGCACCCCCTTCCCCTGATCTGGCCGTCGACGCCCGTGGGCTCGTGAAGCGCTTTGGCGGCTTCACCGCGCTGCAAGGCATGGACCTGAACATCCCCCGAGGCGCCTTCTATGCGTTCCTCGGGCCCAACGGGGCGGGCAAGTCCACCACCATCGCGCTGCTCACCGGCGTGTACGCGCCCGACGCCGGACACATCCGGTTGCTGGGCGTGGACGCGGTGGCGCGCCCCCTGGAGATCAAACGCCACATCGGCGTGGTGCCCGAGGAGCTGAGCCTCTTCGAGCGGCTGAGCGGGCGGCAGTACCTCACCTTCTGCGGGCGCATGTACGGGCTGGCGGGCGACGAGGCGGCGGCACGGGCGGCGGAGCTGCTCGAGCTCACCGAGCTCACCTACAAGGCGGGCGCGCTGGTGGCCGAGTACTCCAAGGGCATGCGGCGGCGGCTGGCGATCGCCGCGGCGCTCATCCACGCGCCCGAGCTGGTGCTGCTGGACGAGCCCTTCGAGGGCATCGACGTGCTGGCCGCGGGCGTCATCCGCGAGCTCTTGCGCGAGCTGAGCCGGCGCGGGGTGACGCTGCTGCTCACCACGCACGTGCTGGAGATCGCCGAGCGGCTGGCCACGCACGCGGGCGTCATCCGCGGCGGGAAGATGGTGGACGAGGGCACGGTGGAGCAGTTGAAGGAGCGCCACGGCGCGCCCTCGCTGGAGGCCGTGTTCGAGAAGCTCATCTCCGTGCCGGCCGCGCGCAACGCGAGGCTGTCCTTCTATGGGGAGGCGCCCGAGGCGTCCGAGGCACCCGGAGTGGCACTGCGCCGGGGCTCCGCGTGA